A region of Panicum virgatum strain AP13 chromosome 8N, P.virgatum_v5, whole genome shotgun sequence DNA encodes the following proteins:
- the LOC120684704 gene encoding uncharacterized protein LOC120684704, producing the protein MLTAHHTDGDASPAAMRGYRYIVAGEEEQAEEVMPPGFTRELDLTTTGRPGSSNQQLLITVDKVWDQESSDRLLGAAADGNGQFKDVCLSFALYKLQRRRFFDFPIAEVAHPATRRLISEALLEEGANGSYDRALRVTEVELSFLHDCFYSAHPVVFAGGFPFVRLLLSALMAASVLYLFRAVSTIPSSGTAVAAAGRRGRQKHVTITHGVLIAHCVIAVVLFRELVEAAIYVFSQWTKVRIICHYVKLKLQRRRRRHGGRVAMAVTEKLARIMFRIISRGRWDQRIVQYNLLAAAMPRSRHPAVARLCSRWPGIRAFIPRKVKLQSEVKRALFQSMKNLIDRIPSSPGDHSDPWEPSSAWAQQMDSLLMSYFRNAFVDGDDDDGSSSSPPLIEDATAHLQGETHKILVWHIKLLEEAGQPAIGAVVNLPPAMTPPFSGDLAAAWPHLVIAVTLSNYCAYLATQALVPDNGLIASNVFGAIRIEVRGALAGCAAVGEIPGRLGSLARDASASTTIAGMGARLSEELGSAYDDAGELWGRLERFWAGFLLHLSASTRSAKHKIYLQGRGELTTHLWLLLSHAGFLGKTSHGEQLLDPADLNNA; encoded by the coding sequence ATGCTGACGGCGCATCACACCGACGGCGatgcctcgccggccgccatgcgGGGGTACCGGTACATCGTCGCCGGGGAAGAAGAGCAGGCAGAGGAGGTCATGCCGCCGGGCTTCACGCGCGAGCTGGACCTGACCACGACGGGACGGCCCGGGTCCAGCAACCAGCAGCTGCTCATCACCGTGGACAAGGTGTGGGACCAGGAGAGCAGCGACAGGctgctgggcgccgccgccgacggcaaCGGCCAGTTCAAGGACGTGTGCCTCTCCTTCGCCCTCTACAagctgcagcgccgccggtTCTTCGACTTCCCCATCGCCGAGGTCGCGCACCCGGCCACGAGGCGGCTCATCTCGGAGGCACTCCTGGAGGAAGGGGCCAATGGCAGCTACGACCGGGCGCTGCGCGTCACCGAGGTCGagctctccttcctccacgaCTGCTTCTACAGCGCGCACCCGGTGGTGTTCGCCGGCGGCTTCCCCTTCGTGAGGCTGCTGCTGTCAGCGCTCATGGCCGCGTCCGTCCTGTACCTGTTCCGCGCCGTCAGCACCATACCTAGCAGCGgcacggccgtcgccgccgccggcaggagAGGGAGGCAAAAGCACGTCACGATCACTCACGGGGTGCTCATAGCCCACTGCGTCATCGCCGTCGTCCTCTTCCGGGAGCTCGTGGAGGCCGCCATCTACGTCTTCTCCCAGTGGACCAAGGTCCGGATCATCTGCCACTATGTCAAGCTCAAACTGCAGCGGCGTCGTCGGCGCCATGGGGGTCGGGTCGCCATGGCGGTGACGGAGAAGCTCGCGAGGATCATGTTCCGGATCATCAGCCGGGGCCGGTGGGATCAGCGGATCGTCCAGTACAACCTactggcggcggcgatgccgaGAAGCAGGCACCCGGCAGTTGCTCGACTCTGCTCCCGGTGGCCCGGAATCCGGGCCTTCATTCCCCGGAAGGTGAAGCTGCAGAGCGAGGTGAAGAGGGCGCTGTTCCAGTCAATGAAGAACCTGATAGACAGAATTCCATCATCTCCTGGAGATCACAGCGATCCTTGGGAGCCATCATCAGCTTGGGCTCAGCAGATGGACAGTCTGCTCATGTCTTACTTCCGGAACGCCTTCGTGGAcggcgacgatgatgacggaTCATCGTCGTCACCTCCGCTCATCGAGGATGCCACCGCCCATCTCCAGGGCGAGACCCACAAGATCCTAGTCTGGCACATCAAGCTACTGGAGGAAGCTGGGCAACCCGCTATTGGCGCCGTCGTCAACCTGCCACCGGCTATGACGCCGCCGTTCAGCGGCGACCTCGCGGCCGCGTGGCCGCATCTCGTCATCGCAGTCACCCTGTCCAACTACTGCGCGTACCTGGCCACGCAGGCGCTTGTGCCGGACAACGGCCTCATCGCCAGCAACGTCTTTGGCGCCATCCGCATTGAGGTCCGCGGCGCCCTGGCCGGGTGCGCGGCCGTGGGGGAGATCCCCGGCAGGCTCGGCTCCCTGGCGCGCGACGCGAGCGCGAGCACGACGATCGCCGGGATGGGCGCGCGGCTGTCGGAGGAGCTCGGGTCGGCGTacgacgacgccggcgagctctggGGTCGCCTGGAGAGGTTCTGGGCGGGG
- the LOC120684705 gene encoding uncharacterized protein LOC120684705 — protein MDVPSAITSFINMLNEEIHALIRIEFLVALVTMMFLAMFVLDIYRFQLRRSTITTIMDIIDGLSGRIVVYLIGAMNSAGSRNQLFPVWAVVLVTLRDSLDYLSGHSIMDRQHCTKEVQAIIFIGGFFFSAMMEGLGFGDPIWWLFTILQLRSMYRSFSHHRAVESLWHGRSSEFLPDYLYKGTGDQQVGNNNFNNTQKHLVYGESDQKTNIKQPQYVRQLDDTNHESLITLEKIWESSGPLLNSSNSCRYKDMSLAFTLSRLLRWLFSLPFILLQSTTIFAAASWLAVVIIWINSFDGGFNVQVIATLVFLFFVMFKEVWEMVAYLLSNWTRLLLVCKYVRSQCWCLGYAALTENLTRLFFTYKIVDPWHGRIDQFQFLQSCTYKPTFWNLAHTATLGVTPEKSVGKKSGGAIKIPECVKAAVLQELRCLDLSNITGYELPIDLLKSKLPGYPLPR, from the exons ATGGATGTTCCATCTGCGATTACATCCTTCATCAACATGTTGAACGAGGAGATACATGCCCTCATCCGCATCGAGTTCTTAGTCGCCCTTGTCACAATGATGTTCCTTGCGATGTTTGTCTTGGACATTTACCGCTTCCAGCTTCGCAGATCCACCATTACCACCATCATGGACATCATTGATGGTCTGTCTGGTCGGATAGTGGTGTATCTCATCGGAGCGATGAACTCTGCAGGTTCCAGGAATCAGCTCTTTCCTGTCTGGGCCGTGGTGCTGGTGACCCTACGTGATAGCCTCGATTATCTCTCCGGGCACAGCATCATGGACCGTCAGCACTGTACCAAGGAGGTGCAAGCGATTATCTTTATCGGAGGATTTTTCTTTAGTGCTATGATGGAGGGCTTGGGGTTTGGGGATCCAATCTGGTGGCTCTTCACCATCCTGCAACTGAGGAGCATGTACCGGTCTTTCTCACATCACAGGGCTGTGGAATCCTTGTGGCATGGACGGAGCTCAGAGTTCCTCCCAGACTACCTCTACAAGGGAACGGGCGACCAACAAGTCGGGAACAATAACTTCAACAACACTCAAAAACACCTGGTTTATGGAGAGTCCGATCAGAAGACTAATATAAAGCAGCCTCAATACGTTCGACAGCTTGATGACACCAACCATGAGTCACTCATCACACTGGAAAAGATTTGGGAATCTTCTGGGCCGCTtctgaactccagcaatagCTGCAGATACAAGGACATGAGCCTGGCCTTCACATTGTCGAGGCTCCTTCGCT GGCTTTTTTCTCTCCCCTTCATCCTCCTCCAGTCCACCACAATCTTTGCTGCAGCCTCCTGGCTGGCTGTGGTCATCATCTGGATCAACAGCTTTGATGGTGGGTTCAATGTTCAGGTCATCGCCACATTGGTATTCTTGTTCTTCGTCATGTTCAAGGAGGTCTGGGAGATGGTCGCATACTTGCTGTCAAACTGGACAAGGTTACTCCTTGTCTGTAAATATGTGCGGAGCCAATGCTGGTGCCTGGGTTATGCAGCTCTCACTGAGAATCTCACAAGATTATTCTTCACCTACAAAATTGTCGATCCATGGCACGGACGAATCGACCAGTTCCAGTTCTTACAGTCATGTACTTACAAGCCAACCTTCTGGAACCTGGCCCACACTGCTACACTGGGAGTGACTCCAGAGAAATCTGTTGGGAAAAAATCTGGTGGTGCCATCAAGATCCCTGAATGTGTAAAGGCAGCTGTCCTTCAGGAGCTCCGTTGCCTAGATCTAAGCAATATCACCGGCTATGAGCTGCCCATAGACTTGCTCAAGAGTAAACTCCCTGGATATCCGCTGCCTAGATAG
- the LOC120684519 gene encoding uncharacterized protein LOC120684519 has protein sequence MAASELKLMEEIKRTAVDYFFQGVDKSQEATYGEIKSMAGHARCCYNDTHALRHITNDEFAEIMLVDGCFLVQFIDTLLGRSGDASFRRLIHPHTIGVLRDMMLLENQIPWAVMEVLMPLKSLKVDDVIRLLVDNCLHGTTSNTETEDLVISIDKDYKPSHLLCLIRFFEAAGNICTGVSSNRSSAARLSGKAVPIYTSAAELAELGIDLEASRRRQFSAMAMEKGPSLFAKLFLAPLNLDATIYCWLVNMAAFEMWTETAWEDCSVNSYLSVLSLLMHREEDVRELRVKRIVHGTSSDRQALEFFKDLAPGVSEGNAYWRLIGSLEEYRQKRWLWIAIYRFVYKNSKTIATVLSTVGVLVGIFKALLSLKQQPAAY, from the coding sequence ATGGCGGCGTCCGAACTCAAATTGATGGAAGAAATCAAGCGCACGGCCGTGGACTACTTCTTTCAAGGGGTGGACAAGTCGCAGGAGGCAACCTACGGGGAGATCAAATCCATGGCTGGCCATGCCCGCTGCTGCTACAACGACACACATGCGCTTCGACACATCACTAATGATGAGTTTGCTGAGATAATGCTCGTTGATGGGTGCTTTTTGGTGCAGTTCATTGACACCCTGCTTGGTAGGAGCGGAGATGCTTCTTTCAGACGTCTCATCCATCCGCATACTATCGGCGTATTGAGGGACATGATGCTGTTGGAGAACCAGATCCCCTGGGCGGTGATGGAGGTCCTGATGCCCCTTAAGAGCTTGAAGGTGGATGATGTCATCCGTTTACTGGTGGACAACTGCCTTCATGGCACCACGTCAAACACTGAAACTGAAGATTTGGTCATTAGCATCGACAAGGATTACAAACCATCACATCTCCTTTGCCTCATCCGGTTCTTTGAAGCAGCTGGCAACATCTGCACAGGTGTTTCTTCAAACAGGTCATCGGCTGCCCGCCTCTCCGGTAAGGCAGTACCCATATATACCAGTGCAGCGGAGCTGGCAGAGCTAGGCATCGATCTGGAAGCCAGCCGGAGAAGGCAGTTCTCGGCCATGGCCATGGAGAAAGGCCCCTCCTTGTTCGCCAAGCTCTTCCTGGCGCCGCTGAACCTGGACGCCACCATCTACTGCTGGCTCGTCAACATGGCGGCGTTCGAGATGTGGACAGAGACGGCGTGGGAGGATTGCTCCGTGAACTCGTACCTCTCCGTGCTGTCGCTGCTGATGCACCGGGAGGAGGACGTGCGCGAGCTGCGCGTGAAGCGCATCGTGCACGGCACCTCCAGCGACCGGCAGGCCCTCGAGTTCTTCAAGGACCTGGCCCCAGGCGTGTCGGAAGGCAACGCCTACTGGCGACTCATCGGAAGCCTCGAGGAGTACAGGCAGAAGAGGTGGCTGTGGATCGCCATCTACAGGTTCGTCTACAAGAACTCGAAAACCATCGCTACGGTGCTGTCCACTGTCGGCGTGCTGGTGGGCATCTTCAAGGCTCTACTCTCTCTCAAGCAGCAACCAGCAGCTTATTAA
- the LOC120684405 gene encoding fructose-bisphosphate aldolase, chloroplastic, translating into MASATLLKSSFLPKKAEWGATRQVAAPKPVTVSMVVRASAYADELVQTAKTIASPGRGILAMDESNATCGKRLASIGLENTEANRQAYRTLLISAPGLGQYISGAILFEETLYQSTVDGKKIVDILVEQGIVPGIKVDKGLVPLAGSNDESWCQGLDGLASREAAYYQAGARFAKWRTVVSIPNGPSELAVKEAAWGLARYAAISQENGLVPIVEPEILLDGEHGIERTFEVAQKVWAETFYYMAENNVMFEGILLKPSMVTPGAECEDRATPEQVADYTLKLLHRRIPPAVPGIMFLSGGQSEVEATKNLNAMNQGPNPWHVSFSYARALQNTCLKTWGGRPENVKAAQDALLLRAKANSLAQLGKYTSDGEAAEASEGMFVKNYVY; encoded by the exons ATGGCATCTGCTACTCTCCTCAAGTCATCTTTCCTTCCCAAGAAGGCCGAATGGGGTGCCACGCGCCAGGTTGCTGCTCCCAAGCCGGTGACTGTCTCCATGGTTGTCCGTGCTAGCGCCTATGCTGATGAGCTTGTCCAAACCGCG AAAACCATCGCATCACCAGGAAGGGGTATCCTTGCCATGGATGAGTCGAACGCTACCTGCGGCAAGAGGCTTGCCTCCATTGGCCTTGAGAACACCGAGGCCAACCGCCAGGCTTACAGGACCCTCCTCATCAGTGCTCCAGGCCTGGGACAGTACATCTCTGGTGCTATCCTCTTCGAGGAGACCCTCTACCAGTCAACTGTTGATGGCAAGAAGATTGTAGACATTCTTGTTGAGCAGGGAATCGTGCCCGGTATCAAGGTCGACAAG GGTCTTGTGCCACTTGCTGGCTCCAACGACGAGTCATGGTGCCAAGGTCTTGATGGCCTTGCTTCACGTGAAGCAGCCTACTACCAGGCTGGTGCCCGCTTCGCCAAATG GCGCACTGTTGTCAGCATCCCCAACGGTCCATCTGAACTTGCCGTGAAGGAAGCTGCCTGGGGCCTTGCCCGCTACGCCGCCATTTCTCAG GAAAACGGCCTGGTGCCAATTGTGGAGCCTGAAATCCTTCTTGACGGTGAGCACGGCATCGAGAGGACCTTCGAGGTCGCACAGAAGGTGTGGGCTGAGACCTTCTACTACATGGCTGAGAACAATGTGATGTTCGAGGGCATCCTCCTCAAGCCCAGCATGGTCACCCCTGGTGCTGAGTGTGAGGACAGGGCCACCCCTGAGCAAGTCGCCGACTACACCCTCAAGCTCCTCCACAGAAGGATCCCTCCTGCCGTCCCTGGCATCATG ttcCTGTCTGGTGGGCAGTCTGAGGTTGAGGCGACCAAGAACCTGAACGCCATGAACCAGGGCCCCAACCCGTGGCATGTGTCCTTCTCCTACGCCAGGGCTCTCCAGAACACCTGCCTCAAGACATGGGGCGGCCGGCCCGAGAACGTGAAGGCGGCGCAGGACGCCCTGCTCCTCCGCGCCAAGGCCAACTCCCTGGCGCAGCTCGGCAAGTACACCAGCGACGGCGAGGCTGCCGAGGCCAGCGAGGGCATGTTCGTCAAGAACTACGTCTACTAA
- the LOC120685765 gene encoding integrator complex subunit 3-like, whose translation MPPPPSSPPPRLLAGGDHLPPPTSASSPEHPFLSAHLLLPSPSPSPADLSSPHLPHALAFAFLTQSSPLPRHLLVALHAAGGRFPAFYQAFASALLSLPFPLLLPHPRARLLLAASELARAAAPGFGTLLASLLRRVPFPGDARLLELFTEHASFLADEEPLLLASTVFAFLRLLARNRLAPAPGSAECKDCEECKSAKSLEECRGKLVSFCVSMLRDHFQVCALIGRDLVRSLHELALVPEFQLLWRDLMPDRVGDVCRMSTPGWCTALAITAEMETQLLFLMNSVKWGDQKRYQLWFARKHLMVPGGEERIPEIVRFICCGYHPTNEVMNSGVIARWAVIGWLLTGCSKGYVMANAKLALFYDWLFFEEGRGSVMNIEPAMLLMVNLVPQYTDITNMLLEFLFLLIDNYDVKRKDAIACCVRSAFGALVKKRVILSLEPLTCEKLSPLLRQKLVAFLSSCNPGAAEDSCGKPTAGVSKETELKKSACSS comes from the coding sequence atgccgccgccgccgtcttcccCTCCCCCGcgactcctcgccggcggcgaccaccTCCCGCCCCcgacctccgcctcctcgccggagcaccccttcctctccgcgcacctcctcctcccctccccgtcTCCCTCCCCCGCCGACCTCTCCTCGCCGCACCTCCCCCACGCCCTCGCCTTCGCCTTCCTCACCCAATCCTCCCCGCTCCCGCGGCATCTCCTCGTCGCGCTCCACGCCGCAGGCGGCCGCTTCCCCGCCTTCTACCAGGCCTTCGCCTccgccctcctctccctccccttccccctcctcctcccacacccgcgcgcccgcctcctcctcgccgcctccgagctcgcccgcgcggcggcgccggggttcGGGACCCTCCTCGcatccctcctccgccgcgtgcCGTTCCCCGGCGACGCCCGCCTGCTCGAGCTTTTTACCGAGCACGCCTCCTTCCTCGCCGACGAAGAGCCGCTGCTCCTCGCCTCCACCGTCTTCgccttcctccgcctcctcgccaGGAACCGTCTCGCTCCGGCCCCGGGCAGCGCTGAGTGCAAGGACTGCGAAGAGTGCAAGAGCGCCAAGAGCCTCGAAGAATGCAGGGGAAAGCTGGTGTCTTTCTGCGTCTCCATGCTGCGGGATCACTTCCAGGTGTGTGCACTGATAGGAAGGGACCTTGTAAGGTCGCTCCACGAGCTGGCCCTCGTGCCGGAGTTCCAGCTGCTGTGGAGAGACTTGATGCCGGACCGTGTCGGTGATGTCTGCCGGATGAGCACACCCGGTTGGTGCACGGCCTTGGCCATCACTGCCGAGATGGAGACACAGCTCCTGTTCTTGATGAACAGTGTGAAGTGGGGGGATCAGAAGAGGTACCAGCTGTGGTTTGCGAGGAAGCACCTGATGGTGCctggaggggaggagaggatccctgaaattGTGCGGTTCATATGCTGCGGGTACCACCCAACGAATGAGGTCATGAATTCTGGTGTTATTGCCCGCTGGGCGGTCATAGGCTGGCTGCTAACGGGTTGCAGCAAAGGCTACGTGATGGCGAATGCGAAGCTGGCGCTGTTCTATGACTGGTTGTTTTTTGAGGAGGGGAGGGGTAGTGTCATGAATATCGAGCCTGCAATGCTCCTGATGGTGAACTTGGTGCCTCAGTATACTGATATTACGAACATGCTGCTTGAGTTCTTGTTTCTTCTTATCGATAACTATGATGTGAAGAGGAAGGATGCGATTGCTTGCTGTGTGAGGAGTGCATTCGGGGCACTGGTGAAGAAACGGGTGATCCTATCGTTGGAGCCATTGACTTGTGAGAAGCTATCACCATTGCTGAGGCAGAAGCTTGTGGCTTTCTTAAGTAGTTGCAATCCTGGGGCAGCTGAAGATTCTTGCGGGAAACCAACTGCTGGAGTTTCTAAAGAAACAGAGTTGAAGAAGAGTGCTTGCTCAAGCTAG